The Oscillatoria acuminata PCC 6304 genomic interval ATAAATTAATGCGAGTCATCCTGGAAAATGCTGGGGCACAAACTGGGTTTTTAATTTTAGAAAAAGAGGGAAAACAGTTTATCCAAGCGGCTGGAAATATTGAGGAAGAAACGGTGACGACTACGATGCCGTCCATTGAAATTAATTGCACGGGAATTCCTGTGGAAGATTTTTGCTGTTTGCCCTTAAGTATTATCAATTATGTCCATCGAACCGGAGAAGTTCTGGTAATCAATAATGCGGCTGTGGAGTCCGTCTTTACAACGGATCCGTATATTACCGCCAAGAAACCGAAATCAATTCTTTGCTTACCTATCACCTACCAAGGCCACACCGTCGCCCTTTTATACTTAGAAAATAATCTCAGTACCGGCGTATTTACCCATGATCGCCTCGAAGTCTTAAAGTTACTCTCATCTCAGGCAGCTATTTCTCTAGAAAATGCCCGATTATACCAAAATTTACAACAGTCGCTTCAGGACTTGAAAGAAGCCCAATTGCAACTGGTTCAGACGGAAAAAATGTCTACCCTGGGACAGTTAGTCGCTGGAGTCGCCCACGAAATCAACAATCCCCTCAGCTTCGTTCACGGCAATCTAAATATGGCCCTAGAATATGGCGAAGATTTGCTCAACCATCTGCAACTCTATCAGCAATGCTATCCTGAACCTGTTGCCGATATCCAAAATCATGCCACGGCGATCGATTTAGAATACTTGCAAGAAGATTTTCCGGAAATGCTCAAGTCCATGAATCTTGGAACCGATCGCATCAAGGAAATTGTCAAATCCCTGAAGAATTTTTCCCGCAAAGACCCTGGGGTGTTTCAAAAATCTGATATTCATGCGGGACTAGATAGTACACTGCTAATTTTATCAAATCGCTTGAAAGCGACAGGTTCTAAACCGGCAGTCACGGTGATGAAAGAGTATGGCAATCTCCCCTTAGTTCCCTGCTATCCTGGACAACTGAATCAGGTGTTTATGAATTTGATTGCCAATGCGATCGATGCGTTAGAATCAGGATTGTCTAGTCATTTGTCCCGGGTGACTCAGGGGTCATCGGCAGAGAATTCCCCTGGAGTATTGCCGAAAGAAGCGGAATCTAAAACCATTCGCATTCGGACCGAATTGAAAGAGAATTCCGTGGCAATTCACATTGCTGACAATGGATCGGGGATGACTCAGGAGGTGCAGGAAAAATTGTTTCATACCTTCTTTACAACGAAACCGGAAGGGAAAGGAACGGGACTGGGGTTATCCATTAGTCATCAAATTATTGTGGAACGGCATCATGGCAAACTCCTGTGCAACTCCCAACCCGGGAAAGGCACAGAGTTTACCATTGAAATTCCAATTCGACATGAAAATCAGAAGGGTTAATCCGGATTTAGGACCGAGGCGATCGCCCGACGGTTTCTAGGATTTTCAGGGGACCCACTTCTTTAAGAAGCTGCATTTCCTGGGAATTCCGAACAAAGAGGGAACCGGCAAAGGCGAGGGAGTTGATGGAAATAGACTCAAAACTTTCCTGCGATCGCGGGACAATTAGCATCCAGTCTCGGGTCATTAACAGATTGTAAGGACCGGGTTGTTTCGGGTTCGTTTCCTCCGGTTCTAACCCCACCGTTGCTAACAGTTTTAAATAGGAATTTAGGGTCTGTTCTGCTGCTTCTAAGGGATGGTTAAATAAGTCGGGGTCAAAAAAGGTGACGGCACAATCAAAGGGAAAGGCGGCGATCGTTCCTACTCCATCTACTACTGTCGCCGAGATGATTGCAGGTTCCAAAGGCATCCTCGGTCCATCAGAGGCGATCGGCAGGGGGACTAATTGCAAATGTTTGTGCCTCTGACTTGCCCCTGCTTCCTTTCCGCCATTATAAAAGCCTAACCCATCAACCTGCTGTAGACAACCCCATATCGCCTCAAAATCAGCCAGAGTTAGTAACATTTCCTGTTCCTCAAACTCTCGTGTTACTAATAATAAATGATAGTCTACAACATTAAATTTATTTAATAAACAAACATGAGTGGGCGAAATATCGGTGACAAACAAATCGCGGTCATAGGGCAAAAAGGGGTTAAATTCTTGACCGGATTTCTGAGTTTTATTGGATTCAGATTGCTGGGCCTCCTGCTTGCGTACAAGATTCGACAAAATCCTCACTAAAAAGCGCAATCCCTGGGTTTCTAAAAACTCAGAATCCGTGGGAATCGATTGGAGTGCACCGGATTCAATTCCGTGTTTCGTACCCTGTTTCACCTTCAACCATAAGGTATCCGGTTCTAGGGTGAGGCGTCCTTGCATCCTCAGTTTGTCCTCTAGCATGATGGCAATGTGACAGATAGGATTACCGGATCTACTGTAAAACAGATTCCGACATTTGACTAGACTAAAGCAGGTTAGAGCAATTCATGGGGTGATGAATTTATCTATTTTATCAGGATTTGAATCAAAAGTCTAGGATTTTAAGATAAAATAACAAATATTTTTTTAATCCCAAATTTGACGAATGAGTGCATCGAATTCTGCTCAAAGATCGGGACCCGGGGTTCCGACGCTGCCGCCTAATTTGAATCTGCGATCGTATCAAAAACAGGCAGTCGCCAGTTGGTTCGGCAACCAAGGACGAGGGACCCTGAAGATGGCAACGGGAAGTGGCAAAACCATCGCTGCCTTGGCGATCGCCACGGAACTCTATCACCGCATCGGATTACAAGTATTGCTCATCCTCTGTCCCTACCGCCACCTAGTCAATCAGTGGGCGCGAGAATGTGAGATGTTCGGATTAGCCCCGATTTTAGCCTTTGAAAATGTTAACACCTGGCAGAATCAGCTTTCCACCCAACTTTACAACGTCAGCGCCAATCTCCAGCCTTTTCTCACAATTATTACCACCAATGCCACCCTGATTAGTGAGGGATTTCAGTCTCAATTGCGGTACTTTCCTCCAAAAACCTTGATTATAGGAGATGAAGCGCACAACCTGGGTGCACCGCGTCTCGAAGAAAGTTTACCCCGGCAAATTGGCTTAAGATTAGCCCTTTCTGCCACTCCTGAACGCTATTTTGATGAGACGGGAACAGCGGGTTTACTCGACTATTTCGGACCAGTTATTCCCCCAGAATTGACCCTAGCTGATGCAATTCGAGCAGGGGCATTGGTGCGGTATCTCTATTATCCCATTTTGGTGAATTTAACTGAAAATGAAGGCTATGCTTATTTGAAATTAACTAAGCGAATTGGCTGGGTATTAAGTCATCAAGAAACGATGGACCTCAATCATGATGATTTAAGGGGATTAGTCATGCAACGCGCCCGGTTAGTGGGGTCAGCGAGTAATAAATTAAATGCCTTGCGGGAGTTAATGAAAACTCGCCTGCATACCAGTCATACCTTATTTTATTGTGGCGATGGGACCGTTGAATCCTCATCCCACGGTGGCAGTAATCGCCAATTGGAAGCGGTTTCCCACCTGTTGGGGTCGGAACTGGGCTATCGGGTGAATACCTATACCGCTGACACGGCGATCGAGGAACGAGAAGAATTGCGACGGCAATTTGAAAGCGGAGAATTACAAGGATTAGTAGCAATTCGCTGTTTGGACGAAGGGGTAGATATCCCGGCGATTAAAACCGCTGTGATTCTCGCCTCTAGTGGCAATCCTCGCCAATTTATCCAACGTCGGGGCCGGATTTTGCGACCCCATCCCAACAAGGATAGAGCGACTCTCTTTGATACCATTGTCATGCCTCCAAAACTCGACCGAGAAGCCTTAGAAATCGAGCGAAATATCTTAAAAAAAGAATTGCGCCGCTTCATAGAATTTGCCGACTTAGCCGACAATGCCGGAGAAGCGCGAATGCAATTACTCCAACTTCAGAAATCTTACGGATTATTAAGTCTTTGACAGTTGGGGGTAATCCAGGTAAAATTAACGACAATTGGGTAACACTTCAATCGGGGAGGAAATCATCAAATGTACGCCAGTCACCCGCCAGAATCGGATACAACCGTGGAAATCGGTTATCCTTCCGGGACAGTTCCTGTCAAAAAGCACCTCATTTTCGCAGAAAAGCAGCCCGCCTATCACCCCAGCAATCGACCCCATGAGGAACTCCGCGATATCGAAGAACCGATTACCAGTGCCTCCCCTGAAGTTCGCGCCATTATTGAGCGGGTCTTGCAAGCGGAAAAAGATAAACTCTATATGAAAATGCCCCGGAATATTAACGATGATATCCTCAAAATTGTAAAGGAAGAAATTCAATGAAACTAATTTCTCTGACGCTTTGTAATTTTCGACAATTTTATGGTAGAACCCC includes:
- a CDS encoding ATP adenylyltransferase family protein produces the protein MLEDKLRMQGRLTLEPDTLWLKVKQGTKHGIESGALQSIPTDSEFLETQGLRFLVRILSNLVRKQEAQQSESNKTQKSGQEFNPFLPYDRDLFVTDISPTHVCLLNKFNVVDYHLLLVTREFEEQEMLLTLADFEAIWGCLQQVDGLGFYNGGKEAGASQRHKHLQLVPLPIASDGPRMPLEPAIISATVVDGVGTIAAFPFDCAVTFFDPDLFNHPLEAAEQTLNSYLKLLATVGLEPEETNPKQPGPYNLLMTRDWMLIVPRSQESFESISINSLAFAGSLFVRNSQEMQLLKEVGPLKILETVGRSPRS
- a CDS encoding DNA phosphorothioation system restriction enzyme, whose translation is MSASNSAQRSGPGVPTLPPNLNLRSYQKQAVASWFGNQGRGTLKMATGSGKTIAALAIATELYHRIGLQVLLILCPYRHLVNQWARECEMFGLAPILAFENVNTWQNQLSTQLYNVSANLQPFLTIITTNATLISEGFQSQLRYFPPKTLIIGDEAHNLGAPRLEESLPRQIGLRLALSATPERYFDETGTAGLLDYFGPVIPPELTLADAIRAGALVRYLYYPILVNLTENEGYAYLKLTKRIGWVLSHQETMDLNHDDLRGLVMQRARLVGSASNKLNALRELMKTRLHTSHTLFYCGDGTVESSSHGGSNRQLEAVSHLLGSELGYRVNTYTADTAIEEREELRRQFESGELQGLVAIRCLDEGVDIPAIKTAVILASSGNPRQFIQRRGRILRPHPNKDRATLFDTIVMPPKLDREALEIERNILKKELRRFIEFADLADNAGEARMQLLQLQKSYGLLSL